A single window of Chitinophagales bacterium DNA harbors:
- a CDS encoding succinylglutamate desuccinylase/aspartoacylase family protein encodes MMEILGREIKLGESVQIKMDIAKLYTRSTVEVSIFVARGKEEGPCILLSGGIHGDEVNGVEIVRQIITKGLNKPDKGTVICIPLVNVFGFLNQKREFPDGRDLNRVFPGAKSGSLASRFAYHLMKDVIPYVEYCIDYHTGGAERFNCAQLRINGTDEENLQLAKVFGAPYIMFAKNREKTFRESMTKLGKKVLLYEGGKSLFLDKTITETGVQGAINVMHELGMRDFSSEMTNHTVNVSPVIIKNSKWIRAKHSGMYRPIVQIGEKVMKGEKLGSISDPFGNFEETFKNTQEGYVLCSNLACMVNQGDALFHIGFE; translated from the coding sequence ATGATGGAGATTCTCGGTCGAGAAATTAAATTGGGTGAATCTGTTCAGATTAAAATGGACATCGCCAAGTTATATACCCGTTCGACCGTTGAAGTTTCCATTTTTGTAGCTCGTGGCAAAGAAGAAGGGCCTTGTATATTGTTGAGTGGAGGAATTCATGGAGATGAAGTAAATGGAGTGGAAATTGTACGCCAAATCATTACCAAAGGTTTGAACAAGCCAGATAAAGGAACCGTAATTTGTATTCCACTTGTCAATGTATTTGGATTCTTAAACCAAAAACGAGAATTTCCAGATGGAAGAGATTTGAACCGTGTATTTCCTGGGGCTAAATCAGGTTCACTTGCGAGTAGATTTGCCTACCACCTCATGAAAGATGTCATACCCTATGTGGAATATTGTATTGACTATCATACAGGTGGAGCAGAACGCTTCAATTGTGCTCAATTGAGAATCAACGGAACGGATGAGGAAAACTTGCAATTGGCAAAGGTATTTGGTGCGCCCTATATCATGTTTGCCAAAAACAGGGAAAAAACCTTTAGAGAGTCTATGACTAAATTGGGCAAAAAAGTGCTGTTATATGAAGGAGGAAAATCACTTTTTTTGGATAAAACCATCACAGAAACTGGAGTTCAAGGGGCTATCAATGTAATGCACGAATTGGGAATGAGGGATTTTTCTTCTGAAATGACAAATCATACGGTAAATGTTTCACCCGTTATTATCAAAAATTCTAAATGGATTCGTGCAAAACATTCGGGAATGTATCGCCCTATCGTACAGATAGGGGAAAAGGTCATGAAAGGTGAAAAATTGGGGAGTATTTCCGATCCATTCGGGAATTTTGAAGAAACATTTAAAAATACGCAAGAGGGGTATGTTTTGTGTTCCAACCTCGCTTGCATGGTCAATCAAGGTGATGCTCTTTTTCACATTGGATTTGAATAG
- a CDS encoding T9SS type A sorting domain-containing protein, translated as MKKIYLLFLLSSLFCFNKAQAQISVLFVDDSGDAFGNAELFHSALEAVGFPATYYNAVDSASGPTDLYMKDFDLVVWTTSTDDNGLLFWNGLEEDNASIKAYLNGGGKLWVTGLDFLFDRYGEAPDTFAAGDFVYDYLGIASYDVQSYGDDGNLGVPILNPSENSVIAGLTDLTFMFSTVWWVDGVTLVENASAVYEMGDANYIFADRICGSYYDSGVFQTLTYFFDMSLVADFDMLKANVLPVMSHFNDLVSGIEDVVGFDVEATLFPNPSLGQINLQLELEKPADVSVSILDLQGRNVGEIFTKDTLGEGIHTIEYSSTNELPNGYYSLRININGAPFMRPLLLQR; from the coding sequence ATGAAAAAAATTTACTTATTATTCTTACTATCCTCTCTCTTTTGCTTCAATAAAGCACAAGCGCAAATATCGGTACTTTTTGTAGATGACTCAGGTGATGCGTTTGGAAACGCAGAACTCTTTCATTCTGCACTGGAAGCAGTGGGTTTTCCCGCAACTTACTACAATGCAGTAGATAGCGCATCAGGTCCTACGGATTTATACATGAAAGACTTTGACTTGGTTGTTTGGACTACTTCGACTGATGATAATGGATTGCTTTTTTGGAATGGCTTGGAAGAAGACAATGCTTCTATTAAGGCCTACCTTAATGGAGGAGGAAAATTGTGGGTAACGGGGCTTGATTTTCTTTTTGACCGATACGGGGAAGCTCCTGATACCTTTGCTGCGGGAGACTTTGTGTATGACTATTTAGGCATAGCTTCTTATGATGTACAAAGCTATGGGGATGATGGTAATTTAGGAGTTCCAATTCTGAATCCAAGCGAAAATTCAGTCATTGCAGGTTTAACCGATTTGACTTTTATGTTTTCTACCGTTTGGTGGGTAGATGGGGTCACTTTGGTAGAGAATGCTTCTGCTGTATATGAAATGGGAGATGCAAATTATATTTTTGCAGACAGAATCTGTGGTTCTTATTACGATAGTGGTGTATTTCAAACTCTTACCTACTTTTTTGACATGTCACTTGTTGCTGATTTTGACATGTTGAAGGCTAACGTACTACCTGTGATGAGTCATTTTAATGACTTGGTGTCTGGAATTGAAGATGTGGTTGGCTTTGATGTGGAAGCAACATTATTTCCAAATCCAAGTTTGGGTCAAATCAACCTTCAATTGGAGTTGGAAAAACCCGCAGATGTTTCGGTTTCTATATTGGATTTGCAGGGGCGAAATGTTGGTGAAATATTCACAAAAGATACGCTCGGTGAAGGCATTCATACTATTGAGTACAGTTCAACAAATGAGTTGCCTAATGGTTATTATAGCCTAAGAATCAATATAAACGGTGCGCCATTTATGCGTCCTCTACTATTGCAGAGATAA